The Halobacterium sp. CBA1132 genome has a segment encoding these proteins:
- the tpiA gene encoding triose-phosphate isomerase, with amino-acid sequence MFVLVNLKAYPCDPVAVAEAAADVAEATDSTIAVAPQPADLARVAETGATTYAQHVSPVEHGSHTGSVLAESVADNGAVGTLLNHSEHRRKLADIDGSLDAADRVDLDTVVCANNPEQVAAAAALGPDAVAVEPPELIGTGTPVSQADPDIVEDAVSAAEAVDPSVDVYCGAGISTGDDLEAARELGASGVLLASGVAKADDPRAALEDLVEPLA; translated from the coding sequence GTGTTCGTACTTGTCAATCTGAAGGCGTACCCCTGCGACCCGGTCGCGGTCGCGGAGGCCGCCGCCGACGTCGCCGAAGCGACAGACTCGACTATCGCCGTCGCGCCGCAGCCCGCGGACCTCGCGCGGGTCGCGGAGACGGGCGCGACGACGTACGCTCAGCACGTCAGTCCCGTCGAGCACGGCAGCCACACGGGGAGCGTGCTCGCGGAGTCCGTCGCGGACAACGGCGCGGTCGGGACGCTGTTGAATCACTCCGAGCACCGCCGCAAGCTCGCGGACATCGACGGCAGCCTCGACGCCGCCGACCGGGTCGACCTCGACACCGTGGTCTGCGCGAACAACCCCGAGCAGGTCGCGGCCGCCGCGGCGCTCGGCCCGGACGCCGTCGCCGTCGAACCGCCGGAGCTCATCGGCACCGGGACGCCCGTCTCGCAGGCCGACCCGGACATCGTCGAGGACGCCGTGTCGGCCGCCGAGGCCGTCGACCCGAGCGTCGACGTCTACTGCGGCGCCGGCATCAGTACGGGCGACGACCTCGAAGCAGCCCGCGAGTTGGGCGCCAGCGGCGTGTTGCTCGCCAGCGGCGTCGCGAAAGCCGACGACCCGCGTGCCGCCCTCGAAGACCTCGTCGAACCGCTCGCGTAG
- a CDS encoding multiprotein bridging factor aMBF1, which yields MAQCEMCGEEVSSPKTVKIEGAEIDVCDDCADFGTEVKTESSSTTSTKYSTSSSSSSSDGSSSSSSGGSSGGRRRRDMFDEMEELAGDYDDRIRKARESAGLSQEELADDLNEKASVIRKLERGDSLPSDDVREKVENKLGISLTESGDDADEDWSSSSDSAGLTLGDKVRRKGDDG from the coding sequence ATGGCTCAGTGCGAGATGTGTGGCGAGGAGGTCTCGTCCCCGAAGACCGTCAAAATCGAGGGGGCGGAAATCGACGTCTGCGACGACTGCGCGGACTTCGGCACCGAAGTCAAGACCGAATCCTCCAGCACCACCAGCACGAAGTACTCGACGTCCTCGTCTAGTTCGTCTTCGGACGGTTCCAGTTCCTCCTCCAGCGGCGGGTCCTCGGGCGGCCGACGCCGCCGGGACATGTTCGACGAGATGGAGGAACTCGCCGGCGACTACGACGACCGCATCCGGAAGGCCCGCGAGAGCGCGGGGCTCAGCCAGGAGGAACTGGCCGACGACCTCAACGAGAAGGCCAGCGTCATCCGCAAACTCGAACGCGGTGACAGCCTCCCCAGCGACGACGTCCGCGAGAAGGTCGAGAACAAACTCGGCATCTCGCTGACCGAGTCCGGCGACGACGCCGACGAGGACTGGTCCTCGAGCAGCGACAGCGCGGGGCTGACGCTCGGCGACAAGGTCCGCCGGAAGGGCGACGACGGCTAA